Proteins co-encoded in one Scatophagus argus isolate fScaArg1 chromosome 11, fScaArg1.pri, whole genome shotgun sequence genomic window:
- the ube2g2 gene encoding ubiquitin-conjugating enzyme E2 G2, whose amino-acid sequence MAGTALKRLMAEYKQLTLNPPEGIVAGPANEENFFEWEALIMGPQDTCFEGGVFPAVLSFPSDYPLSPPKMRFTCDMFHPNIYPDGRVCISILHAPGDDPMGYESSAERWSPVQSVEKILLSVVSMLAEPNDESGANVDASKMWREDREQFYKLAQKIVRKSLGL is encoded by the exons ATGGCGGGAACCGCGCTGAAGAGGCTGATGGCTGAGTATAAAC aattGACTCTAAATCCACCTGAAGGGATTGTTGCAG GTCCAGCCAATGAGGAGAACTTCTTTGAATGGGAGGCTCTCATCAT GGGTCCTCAGGACACGTGCTTTGAAGGGGGAGTGTTTCCTGCTGTCCTCAGCTTCCCCTCTGATTATCCCCTCAGTCCTCCGAAGATGAGGTTCACCTGTGACATGTTTCACCCCAACA TCTATCCGGACGGTCGGGTGTGTATCTCCATCCTCCACGCTCCAGGTGATGACCCGATGGGGTATGAGAGCAGTGCTGAGAGGTGGAGTCCAGTCCAGAGTGTGGAGAAGATCCTGCTCTCTGTCGTCAGCATGTTAGCAG aGCCAAATGATGAAAGTGGAGCGAATGTCGACGCCTCTAAAATGTGGCGGGAGGACAGAGAGCAGTTTTACAAACTTGCACAGAAGATCGTACGCAAATCGCTGGGCCTTTAG
- the LOC124067389 gene encoding thrombospondin-type laminin G domain and EAR repeat-containing protein-like, whose protein sequence is MLPYRFLLLTWVLLAATVHSQIWRPCTDLLPLDLLARALPSPGKGSSTQVQMVQSSGSRGLRLTGALATTLSFPASQIFTNCDYFPAEFSLVATIKTPRLRQKRNEYIFSVVEEGSDLLLLGLRITEKRLHFLTLTPGIGVQRRMSFKDVGLDDNRWHTLVLAITGPYATLTIDCGLPLELKQLQPFPSALSTRGSRFFIGSRRRLRGHFKGLLRQLVLLPGSDATPRLCPSPDPSLAELSMPQVLKSTPLQPVYREPVYPYEAEARVTLGNPPKCSGPEEGQLWFNAQGKGLFICDGLAWKTLLQTHNTERLDYVEDYQDIYTSSQSFDIEVFSIPSEGLFMAAANRDSRPGSGVYKWREGSFQLYQNISTQEARAWKHFTIEDKIFLVVANSREAKPELSIIYQWNWQRRRFLRHQTLETHSALDWEAFHIHNHSFLVVANHRRARDSNHNIHSVIYRWNQDTKLFEVNQTLFTSGAYDWEFFSIGPYHFLVVANTFDGQTTTISSTVYVWLDGCFQPFQSIPTVGATDWEVFQIDGRLFLAVANSQKVSDHGPSLYSINSTVYELNKFTQTFIPFQNILTHSAVDWEFFTIGEEKFLVVANSYDGSSYSLNSVVYRWQGYEGFVPVHSLPTFGCRDWEHFSTDEGSFLIYSSATSRLSKVFKLRTY, encoded by the exons ATGCTGCCGTATCGCTTCCTGCTGCTCACCTGGGTGCTGCTCGCCGCCACAGTCCACAGTCAGATCTGGAGACCTTGTACAG ACCTACTGCCTCTTGACCTGCTGGCCAGAGCTTTGCCAAGCCCAGGAAAAGGCTCTTCCACACAG GTGCAGATGGTTCAGTCCAGTGGGTCCAGAGgtctgcgattgactggtgcCTTGGCAACAACTCTGAGTTTCCCAGCCTCCCAAATATTCACCAACTGTGACTACTTCCCTGCTGAGTTCTCACTGGTTGCCACCATCAAGACACCAAGACTGAGACAGAAG AGGAATGAGTATATCTTctctgtggtggaggagggatcTGATTTGCTGTTGCTGGGGTTACGCATCACAGAAAAGCGTCTTCACTTCCTGACCTTGACCCCTGGTATCGGTGTGCAAAGGCGAATGAGCTTTAAGGATGTTGGACTGGATGACAACCGCTGGCACACTTTGGTACTGGCCATCACCGGACCATATGCCACTTTGACCATCGACTGTGGACTTCCTCTGGAACT TAAACAGCTCCAGCCCTTCCCCAGTGCTCTGAGCACCAGAGGGTCCAGGTTCTTCATTGGTAGCAGGAGGAGGTTGAGGGGACACTTCAAA ggTTTACTGCGTCAGCTGGTTCTACTTCCTGGTTCAGATGCCACACCCAGATTGTGTCCATCCCCTGACCCCAGCCTGGCTGAGCTGTCCATGCCTCAGGTCTTAAAGTCCACCCCTCTCCAACCAGTCTACCGTGAACCAGTTTACCCATATG aggcGGAGGCCAGAGTGACTCTGGGAAATCCTCCTAAGTGTTCAGGACCAGAAGAAGGCCAGCTGTGGTTCAACGCCCAGGGGAAAGGCCTGTTCATCTGTGATGGACTTGCATGGAAGACACTGCTGCAGACTCATA ATACGGAGCGTTTGGATTACGTGGAGGACTACCAGGATATCTACACCAGCTCACAATCCTTTGACATTGAGGTCTTCTCCATCCCATCTGAAGGCCTGTTCATGGCTGCAGCCAACAG GGACTCTCGGCCTGGTTCGGGTGTCTATAAATGGAGAGAGGGGTCCTTCCAGCTGTACCAGAACATCAGCACTCAGGAGGCTCGAGCCTGGAAACACTTCACCATCGAGGACAAG aTTTTCCTTGTGGTGGCAAATTCTAGGGAGGCGAAGCCTGAGCTGTCAATCATCTATCAGTGGAATTGGCAACGGCGACGTTTCCTGCGTCACCAAACACTAGAGACTCATTCAGCTCTGGACTGGGAGGCCTTCCACATCCACAACCACAGCTTCCTTGTGGTAGCCAATCACAGACGAG CCAGAGACTCGAACCACAACATTCACAGTGTGATCTACAGATGGAATCAAGACACAAAG CTGTTTGAGGTGAACCAGACTCTGTTCACATCAGGGGCGTATGACTGGGAGTTCTTCTCCATTGGACCGTACCACTTTCTGGTGGTTGCCAACACCTTTGATGGTCAAACTACCACCATCAGCTCTACCGTCTACGTCTGGCTGGATGGCTGCTTCCAGCCCTTCCAGAGTATTCCG acgGTGGGAGCAACGGACTGGGAGGTGTTTCAGATTGACGGCAGGCTTTTTCTTGCCGTAGCCAACAGTCAGAAGGTTTCAGACCATGGCCCTAGTCTCTACAGCATCAACTCCACTGTATATGAACTCAACAAGTTCACACAGACCTTCATCCCCTTCCAGAACATCCTCACACACAG TGCTGTGGACTGGGAGTTCTTCACCATTGGAGAGGAGAAGTTCTTGGTTGTAGCAAACTCTTACGATGGCAGCTCGTACTCCCTGAACAGTGTTGTCTACAG gtggCAAGGCTACGAGGGCTTTGTTCCAGTCCACAGTCTGCCGACATTTGGCTGTAGAGACTGGGAACACTTCAGCACTGATGAAGGCTCCTTTCTCATCTACTCCAGTGCCACCTCCAGGCTCAGCAAGGTCTTTAAACTCAGGACATACTGA